A genomic region of Desulfomicrobium escambiense DSM 10707 contains the following coding sequences:
- the topA gene encoding type I DNA topoisomerase, protein MGKDLIIVESPAKIKTIKKFLGSGYEVEASVGHVRDLPAKTLGVDEEHDFTPEYQIIPGKAKVVSKLKSAAKAADTVYLAPDPDREGEAIAWHVAEIIKGSNTNLKRIQFNEITAKAVKEALAHPTELRKPLFDSQQARRILDRLVGYKISPLLWKKVKRGLSAGRVQSVALRLIVDRERERQAFVSEEYWLFKVTLEGATPPPFEADLWKVDGAKPVIGDEGAALALEGRIAGQSFLVEDVVEKERQRQPRPPFITSTLQQDASNKLGFNAKRTMSVAQRLYEGVELGERGTTALITYMRTDSVRVSDEARDAAREWITANLGPDFYPKTARVYKSKGSAQDAHEAIRPVDPSLTPDSIKNALPPEQYKLYRLIWERFMASQMASARFWDTVVTVASGPAQWRAKGERLIFPGFLRVWPQVEDSATATLPGLEKGQELRLDKLHKEQKFTQPPARFSEASLVHRLEELGIGRPSTYAAIISTLTERDYVRMAEKHFEPTDLGVIVCDLLVEHFGQLMDAGFTARMEEGLDHVAEGDTDWVELLKDFAKDFYPTLDKARETMAQVKAGMDTGLSCPQCEDGRLVVKFGKNGTFLGCTNYPACAFTSNYTRDAAGQIQLVKEEPPEELGLCPKCKTGRLVVKKTKTGGRFVACSNYPECRHAESVGTGVACPREGCDGELVEKTSRRGKPFYSCSKYPKCDYAVWDYPVAKPCPLCGSKILVRKESKAKGPHLACPKKECGYWEKIEQPA, encoded by the coding sequence ATGGGCAAGGACTTAATCATCGTCGAATCACCCGCCAAAATCAAAACCATCAAGAAGTTTTTGGGCAGCGGTTACGAAGTGGAAGCGTCCGTGGGTCACGTACGGGATCTCCCGGCCAAGACCCTCGGCGTGGACGAGGAACACGACTTCACGCCGGAGTATCAGATCATCCCCGGCAAGGCCAAGGTCGTCAGCAAGCTCAAATCCGCAGCCAAGGCAGCCGACACGGTCTACCTGGCCCCGGACCCCGACCGCGAGGGCGAGGCCATCGCCTGGCACGTGGCCGAGATCATCAAAGGCTCCAACACCAATCTCAAGCGCATCCAGTTCAACGAGATCACGGCCAAGGCTGTCAAAGAGGCCCTGGCCCACCCGACCGAACTGCGCAAGCCCCTCTTCGACTCCCAGCAGGCCAGGCGCATCCTGGACCGACTCGTGGGCTACAAGATTTCTCCGCTCCTCTGGAAGAAGGTCAAGCGCGGACTGTCCGCCGGCCGGGTCCAGTCCGTGGCCCTGCGCCTCATCGTGGACCGCGAGCGCGAACGCCAGGCCTTCGTCTCCGAGGAGTACTGGCTCTTCAAGGTCACGCTGGAAGGCGCCACGCCCCCGCCCTTCGAGGCCGACCTGTGGAAGGTCGACGGCGCCAAGCCCGTCATCGGCGACGAAGGCGCGGCCCTGGCCCTGGAGGGACGCATCGCGGGACAGTCGTTCCTGGTGGAGGACGTGGTCGAGAAGGAGCGCCAGCGCCAGCCGCGCCCGCCCTTCATCACCTCCACCCTGCAGCAGGACGCCAGCAACAAGCTCGGCTTCAACGCCAAGCGGACCATGTCCGTGGCCCAGCGCCTCTACGAAGGCGTGGAACTGGGCGAACGCGGTACCACGGCGCTCATCACCTACATGCGTACCGACTCGGTGCGCGTCTCCGACGAGGCCCGCGACGCGGCCCGCGAATGGATCACGGCCAACCTCGGCCCGGATTTCTACCCCAAGACGGCCAGGGTCTACAAAAGCAAGGGCTCGGCCCAGGACGCCCACGAGGCCATCCGTCCCGTGGACCCGTCCCTGACCCCGGACTCCATCAAGAACGCCCTGCCCCCGGAGCAGTACAAGCTCTACCGCCTCATCTGGGAGCGCTTCATGGCCTCGCAGATGGCCTCGGCCCGCTTCTGGGACACGGTCGTGACCGTGGCCAGCGGCCCGGCCCAATGGCGGGCCAAGGGCGAACGCCTCATCTTCCCGGGCTTCCTGCGCGTCTGGCCCCAGGTTGAGGACTCGGCCACGGCGACCCTGCCGGGCCTGGAAAAGGGCCAGGAACTGCGCCTGGACAAGCTGCACAAGGAGCAGAAGTTCACCCAGCCTCCGGCCAGATTCTCCGAAGCTTCCCTTGTTCACAGGCTGGAAGAACTGGGCATCGGCCGCCCGTCCACCTACGCCGCCATCATCTCGACCCTGACCGAACGCGACTATGTGCGGATGGCCGAAAAGCATTTCGAGCCCACGGACCTGGGCGTCATCGTCTGCGACCTGCTGGTGGAGCATTTCGGACAGCTCATGGACGCCGGTTTCACGGCGCGCATGGAAGAGGGCCTGGACCACGTGGCCGAGGGCGACACGGACTGGGTGGAACTGCTGAAGGATTTCGCGAAGGATTTCTACCCCACCCTGGACAAGGCCCGCGAGACCATGGCCCAGGTCAAGGCCGGCATGGACACGGGGCTTTCGTGCCCGCAGTGCGAGGACGGCCGGCTTGTCGTCAAATTCGGCAAGAACGGCACGTTCCTGGGCTGCACCAACTATCCCGCCTGCGCCTTCACCAGCAACTACACGCGCGACGCCGCCGGACAGATCCAGCTGGTCAAGGAGGAGCCCCCCGAGGAACTCGGCCTGTGCCCCAAGTGCAAGACCGGCCGCCTCGTGGTCAAGAAGACCAAGACCGGCGGGCGCTTCGTGGCCTGCTCCAACTACCCGGAATGCCGGCACGCCGAATCCGTCGGCACCGGCGTGGCCTGCCCCCGCGAAGGGTGCGACGGGGAACTGGTGGAAAAGACCAGTCGCCGCGGCAAGCCCTTCTACTCCTGCAGCAAGTACCCTAAATGCGACTACGCGGTCTGGGACTACCCCGTGGCCAAGCCGTGCCCCCTCTGCGGGTCCAAGATCCTCGTGCGCAAGGAGTCCAAGGCCAAGGGCCCCCACCTGGCCTGCCCGAAGAAGGAATGCGGCTACTGGGAGAAGATCGAGCAGCCGGCTTAG
- the fliM gene encoding flagellar motor switch protein FliM, producing MSKILNQDEVDALLRGISGGEIETEEEVVEDQSGVVSFDLANQDRIIRGRMPVLEIINDRFSRLCTSALANTMRKRVDVNPISIDMSKFGDFMRSLPVPTSINIFKIDPLRGNALLVVDTRLVFSLVENFFGGAGSQPKIEGRDFTPIEQSIIVKVVKIILANLEDAWRPVHEVSIELLRSEINPQFATIVPPSDVVVVISFEVELENALGSMVLALPYATIEPIRSKLYAAFQTERLEIDHAWISRFRSKLYAAFQTERLEIDHAWISRFRDRLMETPVDVGVTFGTTQMTGRQLLDLKVGDILLLDQDEDDLLTARIQGVLKFLGHPGFVKGNKAFKVIKEQELNY from the coding sequence ATGAGCAAGATCCTGAACCAGGACGAGGTCGATGCCCTGTTGCGGGGCATCTCGGGCGGGGAGATCGAGACCGAGGAGGAGGTCGTCGAGGATCAGAGCGGCGTCGTGTCCTTCGACCTGGCCAACCAGGACCGCATCATCCGCGGCCGCATGCCGGTGCTCGAGATCATCAACGACCGCTTCTCGCGCCTGTGCACCAGCGCCCTGGCCAACACCATGCGCAAGCGGGTGGACGTGAACCCCATCTCCATCGACATGTCCAAGTTCGGGGACTTCATGCGTTCCCTGCCCGTGCCAACGAGCATCAACATCTTCAAGATCGACCCCCTGCGCGGCAACGCCCTGCTGGTGGTCGACACGCGCCTGGTCTTCTCCCTGGTCGAGAACTTCTTCGGCGGGGCGGGCAGCCAGCCCAAGATCGAGGGGCGCGACTTCACGCCCATCGAGCAGTCCATCATCGTCAAGGTGGTCAAGATCATCCTGGCCAACCTGGAGGACGCCTGGCGGCCGGTGCATGAGGTCAGCATCGAACTCCTGCGCTCGGAGATCAATCCGCAGTTCGCGACCATCGTCCCGCCCAGCGACGTGGTCGTGGTCATCTCCTTCGAGGTGGAGCTGGAGAACGCCCTGGGCTCCATGGTCCTGGCCCTGCCCTACGCGACCATCGAACCCATCCGCTCCAAGCTCTATGCCGCCTTCCAGACAGAGCGCCTGGAGATCGACCACGCCTGGATTTCCCGCTTCCGGTCCAAGCTCTATGCCGCCTTCCAGACAGAGCGCCTGGAGATCGACCACGCCTGGATTTCCCGCTTCCGGGACCGGCTCATGGAGACACCCGTGGACGTGGGCGTGACTTTCGGCACGACGCAGATGACCGGCCGCCAGCTTCTCGATCTCAAGGTCGGGGACATCCTGCTCCTGGATCAGGACGAGGACGATCTTCTCACGGCCCGCATCCAGGGCGTGCTCAAATTTTTGGGCCATCCGGGGTTTGTCAAGGGAAACAAGGCCTTCAAGGTCATCAAGGAACAGGAACTCAATTACTAG
- a CDS encoding DUF2156 domain-containing protein, which translates to MDITFSPISLEGQTEYNRHLALCGQKASDYSFVNLWGWGREYGLEWAFLEGCVLIRQTFPQTLYWAPVGDWTGVDWVSLREALPGDACFIRIPEQLKIIWETTMSGIRVEECRDHWDYLYDVAELVELKGRKFHKKKNLLNQFLRDYDARFVLLDEKTVECALALQTDWFLWRNTENDRTLEAENLAIVKVMHDWSRLHGLIGAGLVVDDKMIAYTIAEALDETSVVIHFEKGCPNFKGVYQAINQMFLERCCQGFRVVNREQDLGDEGLRKAKMSYNPVDFLKKYSVCLRG; encoded by the coding sequence ATGGACATCACATTCAGCCCCATCTCCCTGGAGGGGCAGACAGAATACAACCGGCATCTGGCGTTGTGCGGTCAGAAGGCGTCTGACTACAGTTTCGTCAACCTGTGGGGATGGGGCCGGGAATACGGACTGGAATGGGCTTTCCTCGAAGGGTGCGTGCTCATCCGGCAGACCTTTCCCCAGACCCTTTATTGGGCGCCGGTCGGGGATTGGACGGGCGTGGACTGGGTGTCGCTGCGCGAGGCCCTGCCCGGCGACGCCTGCTTCATCCGCATCCCCGAGCAGCTCAAGATCATCTGGGAGACGACGATGTCCGGCATCCGGGTCGAGGAGTGCCGCGACCATTGGGACTATCTCTACGACGTGGCCGAACTCGTCGAGCTCAAGGGGCGCAAGTTCCACAAGAAGAAGAACCTGCTGAACCAGTTCCTGCGCGATTATGACGCCCGCTTCGTGCTGCTGGACGAGAAGACCGTGGAGTGCGCCCTGGCCCTGCAGACGGACTGGTTCCTGTGGCGCAACACCGAGAACGACCGGACTCTGGAGGCCGAAAACCTGGCCATCGTCAAGGTCATGCACGACTGGTCGCGCCTGCACGGCCTCATCGGCGCCGGCCTGGTGGTCGACGACAAGATGATCGCCTACACCATCGCCGAGGCACTGGACGAGACGAGCGTCGTCATCCACTTCGAAAAGGGGTGTCCCAATTTCAAGGGGGTGTACCAGGCCATCAACCAGATGTTCCTGGAGCGGTGCTGCCAGGGGTTCCGGGTCGTCAACAGGGAACAGGATCTGGGCGACGAGGGTCTGCGCAAGGCGAAGATGAGCTACAACCCGGTGGACTTTTTGAAGAAGTATTCGGTCTGTCTGCGCGGCTAA
- a CDS encoding flagellar basal body-associated FliL family protein, translating into MADKKAQAPEKEAKKKGGKLKLIIILVLVLGVLGGGGFAAWKFYLQPKLAGDAAAGHEASAEGETAAAGKAEGEKKEAAAPATGGQLVTLDAFVVNLSDPMGRRYLKTTMDVEVADAAAAAALTAAMPKVKDTLLLLLSSKTFEEISSMDRKIELKNQIVERLNQILGKGKVRNVYFTEFVVQ; encoded by the coding sequence ATGGCCGACAAAAAAGCGCAGGCCCCGGAAAAGGAAGCCAAGAAAAAGGGCGGAAAGCTCAAGCTGATCATCATCCTGGTTCTGGTGCTGGGCGTGCTGGGCGGCGGCGGGTTTGCGGCCTGGAAGTTCTATCTGCAGCCCAAGCTGGCGGGAGACGCGGCGGCCGGGCACGAAGCGTCGGCCGAAGGTGAGACGGCCGCGGCAGGCAAGGCCGAAGGGGAGAAGAAGGAAGCCGCGGCGCCCGCAACAGGCGGCCAGCTGGTCACTCTCGACGCCTTCGTGGTCAACCTGTCCGATCCCATGGGGCGGCGCTACCTGAAGACCACCATGGACGTGGAAGTGGCCGATGCCGCGGCCGCGGCCGCACTGACCGCGGCCATGCCCAAGGTCAAGGACACACTGTTGCTCCTGCTGTCGAGCAAGACCTTCGAGGAGATCAGCAGCATGGATCGCAAGATCGAACTCAAGAACCAGATCGTTGAGCGCCTGAACCAGATTCTGGGCAAGGGCAAGGTGCGCAACGTCTATTTCACGGAATTCGTGGTCCAGTAG
- the era gene encoding GTPase Era — MTQSTYKAGFIALIGPPNAGKSTFLNAVLGEKIAIVSPKPQTTRTSITGIRTTAEEQIVFLDTPGIHAARGKLNRFLVDAAWGAVQEANGVVLFLDGSKYAGNAKALERDLRPMAAKLGTLGVPMAVALNKVDQIKPKERLLGLLADCAALWPGVELVPVSARTGEGLETLLKIIREFLPFSPPLFPEDQLSTASVRFLASEIIREKLFLGLEQELPYNVAVEIESWEEIPEENMTMISATIYTSKNSHKGMIVGRQGQNLKKVGQLARQEIKGLLGGKVHLELWVKVREGWTEDGQFMISLGLGS; from the coding sequence ATGACGCAAAGCACATACAAAGCCGGCTTCATCGCCCTCATCGGGCCCCCCAACGCCGGGAAGTCCACCTTTCTGAACGCCGTCCTGGGAGAGAAGATCGCCATCGTCTCGCCCAAGCCCCAGACCACCCGCACGAGCATCACCGGCATCCGCACCACGGCCGAGGAGCAGATCGTCTTTCTGGACACGCCCGGCATCCACGCCGCCCGTGGCAAGCTGAACCGCTTCCTGGTCGACGCGGCCTGGGGCGCGGTGCAGGAGGCCAACGGCGTGGTGCTGTTCCTCGACGGCTCCAAGTACGCGGGCAACGCAAAGGCCCTCGAACGCGACCTGCGGCCCATGGCCGCCAAGCTCGGTACCCTGGGCGTGCCCATGGCCGTGGCCCTGAACAAGGTCGACCAGATCAAGCCAAAGGAACGCCTGCTGGGCCTGCTGGCCGACTGCGCCGCCCTTTGGCCGGGCGTCGAACTCGTCCCCGTCTCGGCCAGGACCGGCGAGGGCCTGGAGACGCTGCTGAAGATCATCCGCGAGTTCCTGCCGTTCAGTCCGCCGCTCTTCCCCGAGGACCAGCTGAGCACGGCCTCGGTGCGCTTCCTGGCTTCGGAGATCATTCGCGAGAAGCTTTTTCTGGGCCTCGAACAGGAATTGCCCTACAACGTGGCCGTGGAGATCGAGAGTTGGGAGGAAATCCCTGAAGAGAACATGACCATGATCTCGGCCACGATCTATACGTCAAAAAACAGTCACAAGGGCATGATCGTCGGTCGGCAGGGGCAGAACCTCAAGAAGGTCGGCCAGCTGGCCCGTCAGGAGATCAAGGGTCTGCTGGGCGGCAAGGTCCACCTGGAACTGTGGGTCAAGGTCCGCGAGGGCTGGACCGAGGACGGCCAGTTCATGATCTCCCTGGGCCTGGGGTCCTGA
- a CDS encoding YggS family pyridoxal phosphate-dependent enzyme, whose amino-acid sequence MEAAEMRQRWCEVLERMAAAARTAGREAGDVRLVAVSKLHPADAVRALYEAGQREFGENYVQEAEAKMAVLPPEISWHFIGHLQTNKARNVVGRFSLIHGVDSLKLARSLHDRARAMDLVQDVLVQVNLAGESRKSGILEGDLPPLAEFLAGSAHLQWRGLMLMPPFFDDPERARPWFARLRGLAESLRAGFGLPLPDLSMGMTGDFEAAIEEGATLVRIGTRIFGERDTN is encoded by the coding sequence ATGGAAGCGGCGGAGATGAGGCAGAGGTGGTGCGAAGTGCTGGAGCGCATGGCCGCGGCGGCCCGTACGGCCGGGCGCGAGGCGGGTGACGTGCGCCTCGTGGCCGTGTCCAAGCTGCATCCCGCCGATGCCGTGAGGGCCCTGTACGAGGCGGGCCAGCGTGAGTTCGGGGAGAACTACGTGCAGGAGGCCGAGGCCAAGATGGCCGTCCTGCCCCCGGAAATTTCATGGCACTTCATCGGTCATCTGCAGACGAACAAGGCCAGGAACGTGGTGGGGCGTTTCAGTCTGATCCACGGCGTAGATTCCCTGAAGCTGGCTCGTTCGTTGCATGACAGGGCCCGGGCCATGGACCTGGTCCAGGACGTGCTCGTGCAGGTCAATCTGGCCGGCGAGAGCCGGAAGAGCGGCATCCTCGAAGGGGATTTGCCGCCGCTGGCGGAGTTCCTGGCGGGCTCGGCGCATCTGCAGTGGCGTGGGCTCATGCTCATGCCTCCGTTCTTCGACGACCCGGAGCGGGCGCGCCCCTGGTTCGCGCGCCTGCGCGGCCTGGCCGAGTCCCTGCGCGCAGGCTTCGGGCTCCCGCTCCCGGACTTGTCCATGGGCATGACCGGAGATTTCGAGGCCGCAATCGAGGAAGGGGCCACGCTGGTGCGCATCGGCACGCGGATATTCGGGGAACGCGACACGAACTAA
- the fliN gene encoding flagellar motor switch protein FliN, with protein MVEDQDKLAAEWAAALEEQSTAESAGGGEQDLADAWSAALKEQEPGGSDQALAEEWAKALADEEEGKIQREKKQKQLSAQSRDFEYKDLTAEAKAPKPDNLRKDLDFILDIPLEVSAQLGSTKLLINELLQLGQGSVIELNKLAGEPLEILVNGKLVARGEAVVINEKFGVRLTDIISPIERVKQLG; from the coding sequence ATGGTCGAAGATCAGGACAAACTGGCGGCGGAGTGGGCCGCAGCCCTTGAAGAGCAGAGCACCGCGGAGTCCGCCGGCGGAGGCGAGCAGGATCTTGCCGACGCCTGGAGCGCGGCCCTCAAGGAGCAGGAGCCGGGCGGCTCGGACCAAGCCCTGGCCGAGGAGTGGGCCAAGGCTTTGGCCGACGAGGAGGAGGGCAAGATCCAGCGCGAGAAGAAGCAGAAGCAGCTTTCCGCCCAGAGTCGGGATTTTGAATACAAAGATTTGACGGCCGAGGCCAAAGCGCCCAAACCCGACAACCTGCGCAAGGATCTGGACTTCATCCTCGACATCCCGCTGGAGGTTTCGGCCCAGCTCGGCAGTACCAAGCTCCTCATCAACGAACTGCTGCAGCTCGGGCAGGGATCGGTCATCGAACTGAACAAGCTGGCCGGCGAACCCCTGGAGATCCTGGTCAACGGCAAGCTCGTGGCGCGCGGCGAGGCCGTGGTCATCAACGAGAAGTTCGGCGTGCGCCTTACGGACATCATCAGTCCCATCGAGCGGGTGAAGCAGCTTGGATAA
- the fliO gene encoding flagellar biosynthetic protein FliO, with translation MDNATLTGAGAGLGLAAVKMAAALLLILGLIFLAFALLKRFGLASRLQGRGAGSLRVEERVALGPRKQLVVVRFLNRLLVLGVTDAGINLIAEHKADHDPTPDFQTALERESGQDPSS, from the coding sequence TTGGATAACGCAACCCTGACAGGCGCGGGCGCCGGGCTGGGGCTGGCCGCCGTGAAGATGGCCGCGGCGCTGCTGCTCATCCTCGGGCTCATTTTTCTGGCTTTTGCGCTCCTCAAGCGCTTCGGGCTGGCCTCACGCCTGCAGGGCCGCGGGGCGGGCTCCCTGCGGGTCGAGGAACGCGTGGCCCTTGGTCCGCGCAAACAGCTGGTGGTGGTCCGCTTCTTGAATAGGCTTCTGGTGCTGGGCGTGACCGACGCCGGCATCAACCTGATCGCGGAGCACAAGGCAGACCATGACCCCACCCCGGATTTTCAGACAGCACTGGAGCGTGAAAGCGGCCAGGATCCTTCTTCCTAG
- a CDS encoding motility protein A: MDLATIIGILVAFGLVIAALGRDFMLFFDFSSVLIVFGGTLGAVLVTYPLESVLGVARIMGKTFTSKAQEPGELIAQFTDYATRVRREGILSLEAHLKSIPDDFLRKGLQLTVDGLDPQLIQEILETEIACLEERHLKGAEILQTFGSLAPGMGMVGTIIGLVLMLKRMNDPSTIGPAMAVALLTTFYGAILANLVFNPMAGKLRARSREEVLVRTMIVEGIMSISRGENPRILEEKMNSYLPPKERRFRP; the protein is encoded by the coding sequence ATGGATCTGGCCACCATCATCGGAATCCTGGTTGCCTTCGGGCTGGTCATCGCCGCCTTGGGCCGGGACTTCATGCTCTTCTTCGATTTCTCCTCGGTCCTCATCGTCTTCGGCGGCACCCTCGGCGCGGTGCTGGTGACGTACCCGCTGGAGAGCGTGCTCGGCGTGGCGCGCATCATGGGCAAGACCTTCACCTCCAAGGCCCAGGAGCCCGGGGAGCTCATCGCCCAGTTCACGGACTACGCCACGCGCGTGCGGCGCGAGGGCATTCTGTCCCTGGAGGCGCATCTCAAGAGCATTCCCGACGACTTTCTGCGCAAGGGCCTGCAGCTGACCGTCGACGGTCTCGACCCCCAGCTCATCCAGGAGATTCTGGAGACCGAGATCGCCTGCCTGGAAGAGCGCCACCTCAAGGGCGCGGAGATCCTGCAGACGTTCGGGAGCCTGGCCCCGGGCATGGGCATGGTCGGCACCATCATTGGCCTGGTGCTCATGCTCAAGCGCATGAACGACCCCAGCACCATCGGGCCGGCCATGGCCGTGGCCCTGCTGACCACGTTCTACGGGGCGATTCTGGCCAATCTCGTCTTCAACCCCATGGCCGGCAAGCTCCGGGCCCGCAGCCGGGAAGAAGTCCTGGTGCGGACCATGATCGTCGAGGGGATCATGTCCATCTCGCGGGGCGAGAACCCGCGCATCCTCGAAGAGAAGATGAACAGCTACCTGCCGCCCAAGGAGCGCAGGTTCAGACCCTGA
- a CDS encoding OmpA/MotB family protein, whose amino-acid sequence MALKRKPYRSLAPGAAWMVTFADMVTLLLAFFVLLLSMSSMDRSVLRDVVSNFAGDMGLAPKKGAGRIPTRFTLVQMAIENPADVLENPQRIKDLLFPDEVLPEGMSRSTLNANLQILARPEGLALVLSDGLLFETGGSELSEGSRKLLAEFARFLATTTMPVNVAGYTDNVPGTTKDNYTLSAERAMAVLGVFLQTGFDPGRFSVSAYGEAFPLGDNATPEGRARNRRVEILLKTTGRTYL is encoded by the coding sequence ATGGCCCTCAAGCGCAAACCCTACCGGAGCCTGGCGCCGGGAGCGGCCTGGATGGTCACCTTCGCGGACATGGTCACCCTCCTGCTGGCCTTCTTCGTGCTGCTCCTGTCCATGTCCTCCATGGACAGGTCAGTGCTACGCGACGTGGTCTCGAATTTCGCGGGCGACATGGGCCTGGCCCCGAAGAAGGGCGCAGGCAGGATTCCGACGCGCTTCACCCTCGTGCAGATGGCCATCGAGAATCCGGCCGACGTGCTGGAGAATCCGCAGCGTATCAAGGACCTGCTTTTTCCCGATGAGGTCCTGCCCGAGGGCATGTCCAGAAGCACCCTGAACGCCAATCTTCAGATCCTGGCGAGGCCCGAAGGGCTGGCCCTGGTGCTGTCCGACGGGCTGCTCTTTGAAACCGGCGGGAGCGAACTCAGCGAAGGCAGCCGCAAGCTGCTGGCCGAGTTCGCCAGATTTCTGGCCACGACGACCATGCCGGTCAACGTGGCCGGGTATACGGACAACGTGCCCGGAACAACCAAGGACAACTACACCTTGTCTGCGGAAAGGGCCATGGCCGTGCTCGGCGTCTTTCTGCAGACGGGTTTCGATCCCGGACGGTTTTCGGTTTCCGCCTATGGCGAGGCCTTTCCTTTGGGCGACAACGCCACGCCCGAAGGCCGGGCCAGGAACAGACGCGTGGAAATATTGCTGAAAACCACAGGCAGAACGTATCTTTAG
- a CDS encoding OmpA/MotB family protein, which yields MLKRREKRQEPDSGLPSWMITFSDMVTLMMTFFIVLVSMASMTDVYKRKVALGSVSGTFGTGAPSLDDLTISDTRTRVDPGPINVFHDLSPVKERLQEDPDKDLRFESNRFIQRLSMDAAALFAPGTAELTEHGRALLAKVLPVVAASAYPMGLSGHTAEGMDEYGPDYLPKPWVKVDFSWELSLARVVAVYRYFLEAGIPQDKLRLEAYGRFRPRVGGDSREGRQANRRVELTLDHRIGSWSAELAAQKALEEEKARVKDSFSVDDFLFRFDLPGKP from the coding sequence ATGCTCAAACGCAGGGAAAAGCGCCAGGAACCCGACTCCGGGCTCCCGTCCTGGATGATCACCTTTTCGGACATGGTCACCCTGATGATGACGTTTTTCATCGTGCTGGTGTCCATGGCCTCCATGACGGACGTCTACAAGCGCAAGGTGGCGCTTGGCTCGGTTTCCGGCACCTTCGGGACGGGCGCCCCCAGCCTGGACGACCTGACCATCTCCGACACCCGTACGCGCGTCGATCCCGGTCCGATCAATGTTTTTCACGACCTTTCGCCGGTCAAGGAGCGGCTGCAGGAAGACCCGGACAAGGATCTGCGCTTCGAGTCCAACCGGTTCATCCAGCGCCTGTCCATGGACGCCGCGGCCCTGTTCGCGCCCGGGACGGCCGAATTGACCGAGCATGGGCGCGCCCTGCTGGCCAAGGTCCTGCCCGTGGTGGCCGCGAGCGCGTACCCCATGGGGCTGTCGGGGCACACCGCCGAAGGCATGGACGAATACGGGCCGGATTATCTGCCCAAACCGTGGGTCAAGGTCGATTTCTCCTGGGAACTCTCTCTGGCCCGGGTTGTGGCCGTGTACCGCTATTTCCTCGAAGCCGGCATCCCGCAGGACAAGCTGCGCCTGGAAGCCTACGGGCGCTTTCGGCCGCGTGTCGGCGGGGACAGCCGTGAAGGCAGGCAGGCCAACCGGAGGGTGGAGCTCACGCTGGATCACCGCATCGGCAGTTGGAGCGCCGAACTGGCCGCGCAGAAGGCGCTGGAGGAAGAGAAGGCGCGCGTGAAGGACAGCTTCAGCGTGGACGATTTCCTCTTCCGCTTCGACCTGCCGGGGAAGCCCTGA
- the fliP gene encoding flagellar type III secretion system pore protein FliP (The bacterial flagellar biogenesis protein FliP forms a type III secretion system (T3SS)-type pore required for flagellar assembly.), whose translation MTPPRIFRQHWSVKAARILLPSLFLLFPLAALAQQVPSVPSLSLSLSSAQAEPQKVAVALEVMALLTVLSLAPAIVLTVTSFTRIIIVFHFLRQAMGTQQMPPNQVLASLAIFMTVVIMMPTGRTINDTALQPYLKEEIGYDVAIGRAETPLRTFLFKHTREKDLSVFFSITGLERPKSKEDVPTMVLVPAYVISELKTGFQIGFLIYIPFLILDMVVASILLSMGMMMLPPVMVSLPFKILLFVMVDGWNLLVGSLVNSFV comes from the coding sequence ATGACCCCACCCCGGATTTTCAGACAGCACTGGAGCGTGAAAGCGGCCAGGATCCTTCTTCCTAGTCTTTTTCTGCTTTTCCCCCTGGCGGCCCTGGCCCAGCAGGTCCCGAGCGTCCCGTCCCTGTCCCTGTCCCTGTCCAGCGCCCAGGCCGAGCCCCAGAAGGTGGCTGTGGCCCTGGAGGTCATGGCCCTGCTGACGGTCCTGTCCCTGGCCCCGGCCATCGTGCTGACGGTCACGTCCTTCACCCGCATCATCATCGTCTTCCATTTCCTGCGGCAGGCCATGGGCACGCAGCAGATGCCGCCGAACCAGGTTCTGGCCTCCCTGGCCATCTTCATGACCGTGGTCATCATGATGCCCACGGGAAGGACCATCAACGATACGGCCCTGCAACCCTACCTGAAGGAGGAGATCGGGTACGACGTGGCCATCGGCCGAGCCGAGACGCCCCTCAGGACGTTCCTGTTCAAGCATACACGCGAGAAGGACCTGTCCGTGTTCTTTTCCATCACGGGCCTGGAGCGGCCCAAGAGCAAGGAAGACGTCCCGACCATGGTCCTCGTTCCGGCCTACGTCATCAGCGAGCTCAAGACGGGCTTCCAGATCGGGTTTCTGATCTACATCCCGTTCCTGATCCTCGACATGGTCGTGGCGAGCATCCTGCTGTCCATGGGCATGATGATGCTGCCGCCGGTCATGGTGTCCCTGCCGTTCAAGATCCTGCTCTTCGTCATGGTCGACGGCTGGAACCTGCTCGTCGGCTCCCTCGTCAACAGTTTCGTCTAG